From a region of the Streptomyces venezuelae genome:
- the pulA gene encoding pullulanase-type alpha-1,6-glucosidase translates to MIRPAAGVLAAALAVTLLPALPAAAATSAPPAPPSDAKLAAEPARHDLTREQFYFVLPDRFANGDPRNDRGGLTGSRLETGLDPTDKGFYQGGDLKGLTDRLDYIKGLGTTAIWLAPIFKNQPVQGKGADVSAGYHGYWITDFTQVDPHFGTNADLERLIDKAHGKGMKVFFDVITNHTADVVDYREASYSYLSKGAFPYLAKDGVPFDDRTVSESRAAAGGKATFPKVDGESFPRTPFVPDAKKNLKVPGWLNDPTMYHNRGDSTFAGESSDQGDFFGLDDLWTERPEVVEGMEKIYEKWVRDFDIDGFRIDTVKHVDTGFWTQWATALDAYAAKRGRDDFFMFGEVYSADTAVTSPYVTRGKLDATLDFPLQDAIRAYASQGAAAGRLATVLGDDYRYTSGKANAYEQVTFLGNHDMGRFATFLKQDRPGAGEQELLERYRLANELMFFARGNPVIYSGDEQGFTGAGGDKDARQPLFATQVADYLDDDQLGTARTHASDAYDPGHPLYRQISALSKLTKAHPALRDGVQSERLTDGSVYAFARTDTKTRTEYLVAANNGTDSRTVEIDAPAGTQYRTLYGGTALIRASAAGKLTVPVPALGSVVLQAVTPAAKPAVKPALTLRAPAPGASGTVELSADVSGGGLNRVVFAAQTGNEKWQVLGTADHAPYKVTQHLDARTPAGTALRYKAVVVDSAGRTASALASSATGQAPPTEIPTATQRDHAVVHYNRPDGDYTNWRLYAWGDLAEGEATPWPAGHDFTGRDAYGAFAYVRLKPGASSVGYLVIDKDGNKDVAADRTIDVTRTGEIWLEQGKEPARTDRPAYPPQDQNKAVLHYQRPDGAYDGWGLHVWTGAANPTDWSKPIPPTRTDSYGAVYEVPLAPGATSLSYILHKGDEKDLPTDQSLDLKATGHEVWMLGGQEKYLLPQPAGSAAALDLTKSQAVWIDRDTLAWNAPATAASVQLLASREGAVKAENGTLTGHAQWLRLGARTELTAAQKQKFPHLASYGAYPVDPRDRDRVREALRGQLVASARAANGAVLAATGVQLAGVLDDLYATTAALGPVFKDGRPTLSVWAPTAQQVSLELDGRKVAMRRDDATGVWSVRGERSWTGKPYRFDVTVWAPSTRQVVRNLVTDPYSTALTADSVHSLVVDLADPKLAPPGWKTLRKPAPVPFTSAQIQELHVRDFSVADRTTSHPGQYLAFTDTASAGMRHLRDLAAAGTSYVHLLPAFDIGTIPEKAADRTEPACDLTVYAPDSQEQQACVAAAAAKDAYNWGYDPLHYTVPEGSYASDPNGTARTVEFRRMVQSLNGAGLRTVMDVVYNHTVAAGQADKSVLDRIVPGYYQRLLADGSVATSTCCANTAPENAMMGRLVVDSIVTWAKEYKVDGFRFDLMGHHPKANILAVRTALDGLTLAKDGVDGKKIVLYGEGWNFGEIADDARFVQATQKNMAGTGIATFSDRARDAVRGGGPFDEDPRVQGFASGLFTAPNASPANGTPEQQKARLLHAQDLIKVGLSGNLASYAFTDTTGRRVQGSEVDYNGAPAGYAAAPGDALAYADAHDNESLADALTYKLAPGTSPHDQARMQVLAMATAALSQGPALSQAGTDLLRSKSLDRNSYDSGDWFNAIHWDCRDGNGFGRGLPPAADNSAKWPYAKPLLTGPAPTCTDIGATSAAYRDLLRIRTTEPDFALTTTGAVQSRLAFPLSGKDETPGVITMTLGDLVVVFNAAPTGQAQRVPALAGTAYRLHPVQAAGSDTTVKQSAYDAKTGEFTVPARTVSVFTRR, encoded by the coding sequence TTGATACGCCCTGCCGCAGGAGTGCTCGCCGCCGCCCTGGCCGTGACGCTCCTGCCCGCCCTTCCCGCCGCGGCCGCGACGAGCGCGCCGCCCGCCCCGCCCTCGGACGCGAAACTGGCGGCCGAACCGGCCCGCCACGACCTGACCCGGGAGCAGTTCTATTTCGTGCTTCCGGACCGGTTCGCGAACGGCGACCCGCGCAACGACCGGGGCGGACTGACCGGCTCGCGCCTGGAGACCGGCCTCGACCCCACGGACAAGGGCTTCTACCAGGGCGGTGACCTCAAGGGGCTCACCGACCGGCTCGACTACATCAAGGGGCTCGGCACCACGGCCATCTGGCTGGCGCCGATCTTCAAGAACCAGCCGGTGCAGGGCAAGGGGGCCGACGTCTCCGCCGGCTACCACGGCTACTGGATCACCGACTTCACTCAGGTCGACCCGCACTTCGGGACCAACGCGGACCTGGAGCGGCTGATCGACAAGGCGCACGGGAAGGGGATGAAGGTCTTCTTCGACGTCATCACCAACCACACCGCCGATGTCGTGGACTACCGGGAGGCGTCGTACTCGTACCTGTCGAAGGGGGCGTTCCCCTACCTCGCCAAGGACGGCGTGCCGTTCGACGACAGGACCGTTTCCGAATCAAGAGCGGCCGCCGGGGGGAAGGCCACGTTCCCCAAGGTGGACGGGGAGTCCTTCCCGAGGACCCCGTTCGTGCCCGACGCGAAGAAGAACCTCAAGGTGCCGGGCTGGCTCAACGACCCGACGATGTACCACAACCGCGGTGACTCCACCTTCGCCGGCGAGTCCTCCGACCAGGGCGACTTCTTCGGTCTCGACGACCTGTGGACCGAGCGTCCCGAGGTCGTCGAGGGGATGGAGAAGATCTACGAGAAGTGGGTGCGGGACTTCGACATCGACGGCTTCCGGATCGACACGGTCAAGCACGTCGACACCGGGTTCTGGACGCAGTGGGCGACGGCTCTCGACGCCTACGCCGCCAAGCGGGGCCGGGACGACTTCTTCATGTTCGGCGAGGTCTACTCCGCCGACACCGCCGTCACCTCCCCCTACGTGACCCGCGGCAAGCTCGACGCCACCCTCGACTTCCCGCTCCAGGACGCGATCCGCGCGTACGCCTCCCAGGGCGCGGCGGCCGGCCGGCTGGCCACCGTCCTCGGCGACGACTACCGGTACACCTCCGGCAAGGCCAACGCCTACGAGCAGGTGACCTTCCTCGGCAATCACGACATGGGCCGCTTCGCCACCTTCCTGAAGCAGGACCGGCCGGGGGCCGGGGAGCAGGAGCTGCTGGAGCGCTACCGGCTGGCCAACGAGCTGATGTTCTTCGCCCGGGGCAATCCGGTGATCTACTCCGGTGACGAGCAGGGCTTCACGGGCGCCGGCGGCGACAAGGACGCCCGGCAGCCGCTGTTCGCCACGCAGGTCGCCGACTACCTGGACGACGACCAGCTCGGAACGGCGCGCACACACGCGAGCGATGCCTACGATCCGGGACACCCGCTCTACCGGCAGATCAGTGCTCTCTCGAAGCTGACGAAGGCGCACCCCGCCCTGCGCGACGGAGTCCAGAGCGAACGTCTGACCGACGGCTCCGTCTACGCCTTCGCCCGCACCGACACCAAGACCCGCACCGAGTACCTGGTCGCCGCCAACAACGGCACCGACTCCCGCACCGTCGAGATCGACGCCCCGGCCGGCACCCAGTACCGCACCCTGTACGGCGGCACCGCACTGATCCGCGCCTCGGCGGCCGGCAAGCTCACCGTCCCGGTCCCGGCCCTCGGCTCCGTCGTCCTCCAGGCCGTGACCCCCGCCGCCAAGCCGGCCGTCAAGCCCGCCCTGACCCTCAGGGCCCCGGCCCCCGGCGCCTCCGGCACCGTCGAGCTCTCCGCCGACGTCAGCGGCGGCGGCCTGAACCGCGTCGTCTTCGCCGCCCAGACCGGCAACGAGAAGTGGCAGGTCCTCGGCACCGCCGACCACGCCCCCTACAAGGTCACCCAGCACCTCGACGCGAGGACCCCGGCCGGCACCGCCCTGCGCTACAAGGCCGTCGTCGTCGACTCCGCCGGCCGCACCGCGAGCGCCCTCGCCTCCTCCGCCACCGGCCAGGCCCCGCCCACCGAGATCCCCACCGCCACCCAGCGGGACCACGCGGTCGTCCACTACAACCGCCCCGACGGCGACTACACCAACTGGCGGCTGTACGCCTGGGGCGACCTCGCCGAGGGCGAAGCCACGCCCTGGCCCGCCGGCCACGACTTCACCGGCCGCGACGCCTACGGCGCCTTCGCGTACGTCCGGCTCAAGCCCGGCGCCTCCTCCGTCGGCTACCTCGTCATCGACAAGGACGGCAACAAGGACGTCGCCGCCGACCGCACCATCGACGTGACGAGGACCGGCGAGATCTGGTTGGAGCAGGGCAAGGAACCCGCCCGCACCGACCGCCCCGCCTACCCGCCGCAGGACCAGAACAAGGCCGTACTCCACTACCAGCGCCCCGACGGCGCCTACGACGGCTGGGGCCTGCACGTCTGGACCGGCGCCGCGAACCCCACCGACTGGTCCAAGCCGATCCCGCCCACCCGCACCGACTCCTACGGCGCGGTCTACGAGGTCCCGCTCGCGCCCGGCGCCACCAGCCTCAGCTACATCCTCCACAAGGGCGACGAGAAGGACCTCCCCACCGACCAGTCCCTGGACCTGAAGGCCACCGGCCACGAGGTGTGGATGCTGGGCGGCCAGGAGAAGTACCTCCTGCCGCAGCCCGCCGGATCCGCCGCCGCCCTGGACCTCACCAAGTCCCAGGCCGTCTGGATCGACCGTGACACCCTCGCCTGGAACGCCCCCGCCACCGCCGCCTCCGTACAGCTCCTCGCCTCCCGCGAAGGTGCCGTCAAGGCCGAGAACGGCACCCTGACCGGCCACGCCCAGTGGCTGCGGCTGGGAGCCAGGACCGAGCTGACCGCCGCCCAGAAGCAGAAGTTCCCGCACCTGGCCTCGTACGGGGCCTACCCCGTCGACCCGCGCGACCGCGACCGGGTCCGCGAGGCCCTGCGCGGCCAGCTCGTCGCGAGCGCCCGCGCCGCGAACGGCGCGGTCCTCGCCGCCACCGGCGTCCAGCTCGCCGGCGTCCTCGACGACCTGTACGCGACCACCGCAGCCCTCGGCCCCGTGTTCAAGGACGGCCGTCCCACCCTGTCCGTGTGGGCGCCCACCGCCCAGCAGGTCTCCCTCGAACTCGACGGCCGCAAGGTCGCCATGCGCCGCGACGACGCCACCGGTGTCTGGTCGGTGCGCGGAGAACGCTCCTGGACCGGCAAGCCCTACCGCTTCGACGTGACCGTCTGGGCCCCGAGCACCCGCCAGGTGGTCCGCAACCTCGTCACCGACCCCTACTCCACCGCCCTCACCGCGGACTCCGTCCACAGCCTGGTCGTGGACCTGGCCGACCCGAAGCTCGCCCCGCCCGGCTGGAAGACCCTGCGCAAGCCCGCGCCCGTCCCCTTCACCTCCGCGCAGATCCAGGAACTGCACGTCCGCGACTTCTCCGTCGCCGACCGCACCACCAGCCACCCCGGCCAGTACCTGGCCTTCACCGACACCGCCTCGGCGGGCATGCGGCACCTGCGCGACCTGGCCGCCGCCGGCACCTCGTACGTCCACCTGCTGCCGGCCTTCGACATCGGCACCATCCCGGAGAAGGCCGCCGACCGCACCGAGCCCGCCTGCGACCTCACGGTCTACGCCCCGGACTCGCAGGAACAGCAGGCCTGCGTGGCCGCCGCGGCCGCGAAGGACGCGTACAACTGGGGCTACGACCCGCTGCACTACACCGTTCCCGAGGGCAGCTACGCCAGCGACCCGAACGGCACCGCCCGCACCGTCGAGTTCCGCAGGATGGTCCAGTCCCTGAACGGGGCCGGGCTGCGCACCGTGATGGACGTCGTCTACAACCACACCGTCGCCGCGGGCCAGGCCGACAAGTCGGTCCTCGACCGCATCGTCCCCGGCTACTACCAGCGCCTGCTGGCCGACGGCAGCGTCGCCACCTCCACCTGCTGTGCGAACACCGCCCCCGAGAACGCCATGATGGGGCGCCTGGTCGTCGACTCGATCGTCACCTGGGCGAAGGAGTACAAGGTCGACGGCTTCCGCTTCGACCTGATGGGCCACCACCCCAAGGCCAACATCCTGGCGGTGCGCACGGCTCTCGACGGCCTCACCCTCGCCAAGGACGGCGTCGACGGCAAGAAGATCGTGCTGTACGGGGAGGGCTGGAACTTCGGCGAGATCGCCGACGACGCCCGCTTCGTGCAGGCCACGCAGAAGAACATGGCCGGCACCGGCATCGCCACCTTCTCGGACCGGGCCCGGGACGCCGTCCGCGGCGGCGGCCCCTTCGACGAGGACCCGCGCGTCCAGGGCTTCGCCTCCGGCCTGTTCACCGCCCCGAACGCCTCGCCCGCGAACGGCACCCCCGAACAGCAGAAGGCCCGCCTCCTGCACGCCCAGGACCTGATCAAGGTCGGGCTGTCCGGCAACCTCGCCTCGTACGCCTTCACCGACACCACCGGCCGCCGCGTCCAGGGCTCCGAGGTGGACTACAACGGCGCCCCGGCCGGCTACGCGGCCGCCCCCGGCGACGCCCTCGCCTACGCCGACGCCCATGACAACGAATCCCTCGCCGACGCCCTGACCTACAAGCTCGCGCCCGGCACCAGCCCCCACGACCAGGCCCGCATGCAGGTCCTGGCCATGGCCACGGCCGCGCTCTCGCAGGGCCCGGCCCTCTCCCAGGCGGGCACCGACCTGCTGCGCTCCAAGTCCCTGGACCGCAACTCCTACGACAGCGGCGACTGGTTCAACGCCATCCACTGGGACTGCCGGGACGGCAACGGCTTCGGCCGCGGCCTGCCCCCGGCCGCCGACAACTCCGCGAAGTGGCCCTATGCGAAGCCGCTGCTCACGGGACCGGCGCCCACCTGCACGGACATCGGCGCCACCTCGGCCGCCTACCGCGACCTGCTGAGGATCCGCACCACCGAGCCGGACTTCGCCCTCACCACGAC
- a CDS encoding LacI family DNA-binding transcriptional regulator produces the protein MTSALRLTDIAAQAQVSEATVSRVLNGKAGVAAGTRHKVLAAMDLLGYERPVRLKRRSNGLVGLLIPELTNPIFPAFAQVIEQALAGHGYTPVLCTQTPGGATEDELVEQLEERGVTGIVFLSGLHADAHADPARYQRLASRGLPFVMINGFNEHVNAPFISPDDRAAAEMAVRHLQDLGHERIGLAIGPTRYVPSARKEQGFRSVVPDAEAEGRIQRTLFTVEGGHAAGMALLDRGCTGIVCGSDPMALGVIRAARERGLRVPQDVSVVGFDDSPLIPFTDPPLTTVRQPVRAMATAAVGALLEAVSGTPVQRTEYVFQPELVVRGSTAQVP, from the coding sequence GTGACCTCCGCCCTCCGGCTGACGGACATCGCCGCGCAGGCCCAGGTCAGCGAGGCGACGGTCAGCCGCGTGCTCAACGGCAAGGCGGGCGTCGCGGCCGGCACCCGGCACAAGGTGCTGGCCGCGATGGACCTGCTCGGCTACGAGCGGCCCGTGCGGCTCAAACGCCGCAGCAACGGCCTCGTCGGCCTGCTGATCCCGGAGCTCACCAACCCGATCTTCCCTGCGTTCGCGCAGGTCATCGAGCAGGCCCTGGCCGGGCACGGGTACACGCCGGTGCTGTGCACGCAGACACCCGGCGGGGCCACCGAGGACGAGCTGGTCGAGCAGCTGGAGGAGCGGGGGGTCACCGGCATCGTCTTCCTGTCCGGCCTGCACGCCGACGCCCACGCCGACCCGGCGCGCTACCAGCGCCTCGCCTCCCGCGGGCTGCCGTTCGTGATGATCAACGGCTTCAACGAGCACGTGAACGCCCCCTTCATCTCCCCGGACGACCGGGCGGCCGCCGAGATGGCCGTACGGCATCTGCAGGACCTCGGGCACGAACGGATCGGGCTGGCCATCGGGCCGACCCGGTACGTGCCCTCGGCCCGCAAGGAGCAGGGCTTCCGGTCCGTCGTGCCGGACGCGGAGGCCGAGGGGCGGATCCAGCGCACCCTCTTCACGGTCGAGGGCGGACACGCGGCCGGCATGGCCCTGCTGGACCGCGGCTGCACGGGCATCGTGTGCGGCAGTGACCCGATGGCGCTCGGCGTCATCAGGGCGGCGCGCGAGCGCGGGCTGCGCGTGCCGCAGGACGTGTCGGTGGTCGGCTTCGACGACTCGCCGCTGATCCCGTTCACGGACCCGCCGCTGACGACGGTCCGCCAGCCGGTACGCGCGATGGCGACGGCGGCGGTGGGCGCCCTCCTGGAGGCGGTGTCGGGCACCCCGGTCCAGCGCACGGAGTACGTCTTCCAGCCGGAGCTGGTGGTCCGGGGCTCCACGGCCCAGGTGCCGTAG
- a CDS encoding carbohydrate-binding module family 20 domain-containing protein, whose translation MPARAVRAATFCATTALAAATLTGLGPQAAAAPPGEKDVTAVLFEWRFDSVAKACTDSLGPAGYGYVQVSPPQEHVQGGQWWTSYQPVSYKIAGRLGDRAAFKSMIDTCHAAGVKVVVDSVVNHMAGPADAGATFTGTGGSSYTKYSYPGLYSGADMDDCRASISNYQDRGNVQNCELVQLADLDTGEDYVRGRIAGYLNDLLSLGVDGLRIDAAKHMPAADLANIKSRLTKPGVYWKQEAIHGAGEAVSPSEYLGNGDVQEFRYARDLKRVFQSENLAYLKNFGEAWGYMPSGQAGVFVDNHDTERGGDTLSYKDGSAYTLASVFTLAWPYGSPDVHSGYEWSDKDAGPPAGGTVNACYSDGWKCQHAWREISSMVGFRNAARGQAVGNWWDNGGDQIAFGRGTKAYVVINHEGSALTRTFQTSLPGGDYCDVQSGRTVTVGPGGQFTATVAAGTALALHGGARTCSGTPAGSAGAAFGVNATTVPGQNIYVTGDRAELGTWNTGSALKLDPAAYPVWKLDVTLPAGTAFSYKYLRKDAAGNVTWESGANRTATVPASGRVTLSDTWRS comes from the coding sequence ATGCCTGCCAGAGCCGTCAGAGCTGCAACTTTTTGCGCCACCACCGCACTTGCCGCCGCCACCCTCACGGGCCTCGGGCCACAGGCCGCCGCCGCTCCCCCCGGCGAGAAGGACGTCACCGCCGTCCTGTTCGAGTGGCGCTTCGACTCCGTCGCCAAGGCCTGCACCGACTCCCTCGGGCCCGCCGGGTACGGGTACGTGCAGGTGTCGCCGCCGCAGGAGCACGTGCAGGGCGGGCAGTGGTGGACCTCGTACCAGCCCGTCAGTTACAAGATCGCCGGTCGGCTGGGGGACCGGGCCGCCTTCAAGTCCATGATCGACACCTGCCACGCCGCCGGGGTCAAGGTCGTCGTCGACTCCGTCGTCAATCACATGGCCGGACCGGCGGACGCGGGCGCCACTTTCACCGGCACCGGCGGGTCCTCGTACACGAAGTACAGCTATCCGGGGCTCTACTCGGGCGCCGACATGGACGACTGCCGGGCCTCGATCTCGAACTACCAGGACCGGGGCAACGTCCAGAACTGCGAGCTCGTGCAGCTCGCCGACCTGGACACCGGTGAGGACTACGTGCGCGGGCGCATCGCCGGGTACCTGAACGACCTGCTGTCGCTCGGTGTGGACGGCCTGCGGATCGACGCCGCCAAGCACATGCCCGCAGCCGACCTCGCCAACATCAAGTCCCGGCTGACCAAGCCGGGCGTGTACTGGAAGCAGGAGGCGATCCACGGGGCCGGAGAGGCCGTGTCGCCGAGCGAGTACCTGGGGAACGGGGACGTGCAGGAGTTCCGGTACGCCCGGGACCTCAAGCGGGTCTTCCAGAGCGAGAACCTGGCGTACCTGAAGAACTTCGGCGAGGCCTGGGGGTACATGCCCAGCGGCCAGGCCGGGGTCTTCGTCGACAACCACGACACCGAGCGGGGCGGCGACACGCTCAGCTACAAGGACGGGTCCGCTTACACGCTCGCCAGCGTCTTCACCCTGGCCTGGCCGTACGGTTCGCCCGACGTGCACTCCGGCTACGAATGGAGCGACAAGGACGCCGGCCCGCCGGCCGGGGGCACGGTGAACGCCTGTTACTCCGACGGCTGGAAGTGCCAGCACGCCTGGCGGGAGATCTCCTCCATGGTCGGCTTCCGCAACGCCGCCCGGGGCCAGGCCGTCGGCAACTGGTGGGACAACGGCGGCGACCAGATCGCCTTCGGGCGCGGCACCAAGGCGTACGTGGTGATCAACCACGAGGGCTCCGCCCTGACCCGGACCTTCCAGACCTCGCTGCCGGGCGGAGACTACTGCGACGTGCAGAGCGGGCGGACGGTGACCGTCGGCCCGGGCGGGCAGTTCACCGCCACCGTCGCCGCCGGGACGGCTCTCGCCCTGCACGGCGGAGCCCGCACCTGCTCCGGTACCCCGGCGGGGTCCGCCGGGGCCGCTTTCGGCGTCAACGCCACCACCGTTCCCGGGCAGAACATCTACGTCACCGGTGACCGCGCCGAACTCGGCACCTGGAACACCGGCAGCGCCCTGAAGCTCGACCCGGCCGCCTACCCGGTCTGGAAACTCGACGTGACGCTCCCGGCCGGGACCGCGTTCTCGTACAAGTACCTCCGCAAGGACGCCGCCGGCAACGTCACCTGGGAGAGCGGAGCCAACCGCACCGCCACCGTCCCCGCGAGCGGCAGGGTCACGCTGTCCGACACCTGGCGCAGCTGA
- a CDS encoding multicopper oxidase family protein: MPSRTHGVGGRLKTMVERRNFLMAGAVGGAAVLAGSAQGARAYADPGPGRHHGHEPAPSDAPIPRTPPLEKYVDPLPTPETAVPDTSAYPGADYYEITMRPGTWQFHRDLGPADVWGYWARNPRDRHEPIGMGYLGPTISVVKDQPTVVKYRNKLPTTHLFQFVIDAIRSGDPQLAPIAPPPYKSEPPFPEDVNVWNVVHQHGGFTPPQSDGMPLHSFSPDGIHAESYTTLEPDRVKRNEAICAYTNHERSSMLWYHDHGMGMTSVNVYAGLAGLYLIRDPADERLGLPQGEFEVPLVLQDRTFHPDGRLAYTMTQQEGEDTPVVNGKAYPFLAVEPRRYRLRILNASNERFWRLRIDPPRDVVLQPSLPFWLIGTDGGFRAPLQMLNFLIGPAERYDLIVDFSGMPMGSKFTLTNYHAPVHYPGVPGLGPEISEVMQFQVTKPLSGVDRTTPPKQLKLPAVVPVQPEPGIRRREWVLYQHKLFSTMTFNAVPFMEPSQDLVTAGTREIWEYVNPNHDAHPMHVHLVNFQVLNRQPIDAAAYQADYEKWIDGGRKAADKPVLANYFTGPPIPPDPDEARSYKDTFKSYPETVTRIITDVWNPPTEPIAGIANSGTELPATYVHHCHLLEHEDDDLMRPFTIVDPGAPLPVDQDGGHGGGHGH, from the coding sequence ATGCCTTCAAGGACACACGGCGTCGGCGGAAGGCTGAAGACGATGGTCGAGCGCAGGAACTTCCTCATGGCCGGCGCCGTCGGGGGTGCGGCCGTGCTCGCGGGAAGCGCTCAGGGAGCACGGGCGTACGCGGATCCCGGCCCCGGCCGTCATCACGGCCACGAACCAGCGCCCTCGGACGCTCCGATCCCGCGGACGCCTCCGCTGGAGAAGTACGTCGACCCGCTCCCCACGCCGGAGACGGCCGTCCCGGACACCTCTGCCTACCCGGGGGCCGACTACTACGAGATCACGATGCGGCCGGGGACCTGGCAGTTCCACCGGGACCTCGGTCCGGCCGACGTGTGGGGCTACTGGGCCAGGAACCCGCGGGACCGGCACGAGCCGATCGGCATGGGTTATCTCGGGCCGACCATCAGCGTGGTCAAGGACCAGCCGACGGTCGTCAAGTACCGCAACAAGCTGCCGACCACGCACCTCTTCCAGTTCGTGATCGACGCGATCCGCAGCGGCGACCCCCAGCTCGCCCCGATCGCCCCGCCTCCGTACAAGAGCGAGCCGCCCTTCCCCGAAGACGTCAACGTGTGGAACGTCGTGCACCAGCACGGCGGTTTCACCCCGCCCCAGTCCGACGGCATGCCGCTGCACTCGTTCAGCCCGGACGGCATCCACGCCGAGTCGTACACGACCCTGGAGCCGGACCGCGTCAAGCGCAACGAGGCGATCTGCGCGTACACGAACCACGAACGCTCGTCCATGCTCTGGTACCACGACCACGGCATGGGGATGACCAGCGTCAACGTCTACGCGGGCCTGGCCGGCCTGTACCTCATCCGCGACCCCGCCGACGAGCGGCTCGGGCTGCCGCAGGGCGAGTTCGAGGTCCCCCTCGTCCTGCAGGACCGGACCTTCCACCCGGACGGCAGGCTCGCCTACACCATGACCCAGCAGGAGGGCGAGGACACCCCGGTCGTCAACGGCAAGGCCTACCCCTTCCTGGCCGTCGAGCCGCGGCGCTACCGGCTGCGGATCCTCAACGCCTCGAACGAGCGCTTCTGGCGGCTGAGGATCGACCCGCCCCGGGACGTGGTGCTCCAGCCCAGCCTTCCGTTCTGGCTGATCGGCACCGACGGCGGCTTCCGCGCCCCGCTGCAGATGCTGAACTTCCTGATCGGCCCCGCCGAACGCTACGACCTGATCGTCGACTTCAGCGGGATGCCCATGGGCTCGAAGTTCACGCTGACGAACTACCACGCACCGGTGCACTACCCCGGCGTGCCCGGCCTGGGACCGGAGATCTCCGAGGTCATGCAGTTCCAGGTCACCAAGCCCCTGTCCGGCGTGGACAGGACGACACCGCCCAAGCAGCTGAAGCTGCCCGCCGTCGTGCCCGTCCAGCCGGAACCGGGGATCCGACGCCGGGAATGGGTGCTGTACCAGCACAAGCTCTTCAGCACCATGACGTTCAACGCGGTGCCCTTCATGGAGCCGTCCCAGGACCTCGTCACGGCGGGCACGAGGGAGATCTGGGAGTACGTCAATCCCAACCACGACGCCCACCCGATGCACGTCCACCTCGTCAACTTCCAGGTGCTGAACAGGCAGCCCATCGACGCGGCCGCCTACCAGGCGGACTACGAGAAGTGGATCGACGGTGGCCGCAAGGCCGCCGACAAGCCGGTGCTGGCGAACTACTTCACCGGCCCGCCGATCCCGCCGGACCCGGACGAGGCCCGGTCCTACAAGGACACCTTCAAGTCCTATCCGGAGACCGTGACCAGGATCATCACCGACGTCTGGAACCCGCCCACGGAGCCGATCGCGGGCATCGCGAACAGCGGGACCGAGCTCCCCGCGACGTACGTCCACCACTGCCACCTGCTGGAACACGAGGACGACGACCTGATGCGCCCGTTCACGATCGTCGACCCCGGCGCCCCCCTGCCCGTCGACCAGGACGGCGGGCACGGCGGAGGCCACGGCCACTGA